The following DNA comes from Ascaphus truei isolate aAscTru1 chromosome 1, aAscTru1.hap1, whole genome shotgun sequence.
ctcggcggtcactgctcctctgaaaAAACTCCAACCAAgagcataaaaataaaaactttatcaAAAGAAAAGACATCCACAGGGACTGTGAacactgacgcgtttcgtcctatgGTAAGGACTTTATCAATATatagagggatttcagcaggggagacgccgagacagatttaggaaagaaatcctaaatctatatctatatccttCCTCTTacctatctcccctacaatctatcctaaatgctgctgccagaatcactctattctttcctaaatctgtctcagcgtctcccctgctgaaatccctctcctggcttcctatcaaatcccgtatctcgcactcaattattctcctcacttttaaagctttagacTCTTCTgcgcctccttacatctcagccctaatttctcgctgtgcaccatcccgactcttgctttctgctcaaggatgtcttctctctacctcttttgtatctaaagccctcctgCCTAATACCttgctcactgactgccccacacctctggaatgcccttcccctcaatatccgacacgcaccctctctatcaacctttaagacccaactcaaaacacacaTGCTTAAGGAAACACatgagtagctctatgagtgatagttttacaccgtatacataaaccttggccccttgcagacacacttacctgaatgcccttctactgtctctgtacgtcccttcctaccaaccaattgcactgtaagctctttggagcagggactccctttccaaaatgttacttttatgtctgaagcacttctcccctttgtgttatttatattatgtgttatctatacaattgtcacatgtattactgctgtgaagcaccatgtacattaatggcgttatatacatacattttggcAGAATTGCTTCTTTTAGGGACAATACAAACAAGGAATACAAAACTACTTGATATGGTGGACAGTTTTTACCCTCCATAACCTATGTTTTACTGAAATGAAAAACCTTTGGAAGATTTCACTGTGAAAAACATTAGGatgaatttgaaaaaaaaaaaccacataatagaaaataattttaaaacaaCCGAAGTGATCTTACAGCAGTTTTAGCCATGTTCATTTCATATTTTCAAGGTGAACAAAATAAATATCTAATATAAGGCTTTTCCTCTTCCTCCTGCAATCTAATTTGAAAGAGCAGCACAGGCAATGAAAGGAGCTGATGGCAATACATCAAAATCACTGGCTTGGTAGTAGATGTTTCCTATAGTCTCAAGTACGAAGAGACCCTAACTTTGAACATCTGTTACTTTCACATGGTGCAACAGCTAATCCACCATGGTTTCACGCTTAATCACCACTCTATACTGTTGCATTCTAACACAAGCATTCTCGTTAGGCGTGAAACGTCAGGCTAAGTGTCCAAACGGAGTTAGACCGTATGAGGTGtgtgtatgaggtgtgtgtatgAAGTGTGTGTGTCCTCAGACACTACACAGGAGATGAAAATGCTATTCTTACCTCGCATTACTATTCGCACAGATCGTATAAGATTCATCATCTGCGACTTGACTCCTGGTTCCTCACCAAATCCTCCAATTCCCTGGTCTGCTCCCCAGCCAACTGTGTGCCAAAAAAGAGGAAAGACATTTCAACACAATCCCAGACAATTGCATTAAAGATGCCAAACACAGAAATAATTTTCAGTAAGCAACACTACATTTATTAGTTTCAATGCGAAGGGACGCAAGGTAGTGTCCCTCACGTCTCCAGAAGGGACGCGAGGTCAGCGTCCCTCACGTCTCCATGAGAAGGAACGCGAGGACAGCGTCCCTCACGTCTCCAGGAGAAGGGACGCGAGGTCAGCGTCCCTCACGTCTCCAGGAGAAGGGACGCGAGGTCAGCGTCCCTCACGTCTCCAGGAGAAGGGACGCGAGGTCAGCGTCCCTCACGTCTCCAGGAGAAGGGACGCGAGGTCAGCGTCCCTCACGTCTCCAGGAGAAGGGACGCGAGGTCAGCGTCCCTCACGTCTCCAGAAGGGACGCGAGGTCAGCGTCCCTCACGTCTCCAGGAAAAGGGACGCGAGGTCAGCGTCCCTCACGTCTCCAGGAGAAGGGACGAGAGGTCAGCGTCCCTCACGTCTCCAGGAGAAGGGACGAGAGGTCAGCGTCCCTCACGTCTCCAGGAGAAGGGACGCGAGGTCAGCGTCCCTCACGTCTCCAGGAGAAGGGACGCGAGGTCAGCGTCCCTCACGTCTCCAGAAGGGACGCGAGGTCAGCGTCCCTCACGTCTCCAGGAGAAGGGACGCGAGGTCAGCGTCCCTCACGTCTCCAGGAGAAGGGACACGAGGTTAGCGTCCCTCACGTCTCCAGGAGaagggacacgaggtcagcgtcCCTCACGTCTCCAGGAGAAGGGACGCGAGGTCAGCGTCCCTCACGTCTCTAAGAGAAGGGACGCGAGGTCAGTGTCCCTCACTTGTATGAGAAGGGACGGGAGATCAGTATCCCTCGTGTCTGTAGGAGAAGGTGCGGGAGGTCAGTGTCCCTCACATTTACAGGAGAAGGTGCGGGAGGTCAGTGTCCCTCACATTTACAGGAGAAGGTGCGGGAGGTCAGTGTCCCTCACATTTATAGGAGAAGGTGCGGGAGGTCAGTGTCCCTCACATTTATAGGAGAAGGTGCGGGAGGCCAGTGTCCCTCACATTTATAGGAGAAGGTGCGGGAGGCCAGTGTCCCTCACATTTACAGGAGAAGGTGCGGGAGGTCAGTGTCCCTCACATTTACAGGAGAAGGTGCGGGAGGTCAGTGTCCCTCACATTTACAGGAGAAGGTGCGGGAGGTCAGTGTCCCTCACATTTACAGGAGAAGGTGCGGGAGGTCAGTGTCCCTCACATTTACAGGAGAAGGTGCGGGAGGTCAGTGTCCCTCACATTTACAGGAGAAGGTGCGGGAGGTCAGTGTCCCTCACGTCTCTGGGAGAAGAGATGGGAGGTCAGTGTCCCTCACGTCTCTGGGAGAAGAGATGGGAGGTCAGTGTCCCTCGCGTCTTTATAGATGGGTGACGAGTACCACCCGCAGGTATATCTGCCTGTCGGCCCCGGtgccactgctgctgcccgatgatataaatatatatatgatccGGCCCAGCGGTCCGTGCGCCGCCCCCGATGCTATCCTCGCGCTCACCGTTCCTCAGGAAGCGCTCCTCGTGCAGCACGGCCACCGCATTGACGCAGAGCAGGGCGGCCTGCATGAGAGTGTACAGCGTGAACGCCATGGCCGCGCAGGAGACCGATCCCCTGTCTGCGTGACGTGGCAGaggctgctgcagcagctgcgaCGGCGCCGCGAGAGGGACAAACTGCAACAGCGCCGGCGCCGCGAGAGGGACAAACTGCAGCACCACCCGGAAACACGTGGCGCCCTGCCGGAGCCCAGAACACGCTGCTGTCACGTGAGACtcctgtgtatactgtacatgttg
Coding sequences within:
- the IER3IP1 gene encoding immediate early response 3-interacting protein 1 — translated: MAFTLYTLMQAALLCVNAVAVLHEERFLRNVGWGADQGIGGFGEEPGVKSQMMNLIRSVRIVMRVPLIIVNSITMVLLLLFG